From one Cytobacillus sp. IB215665 genomic stretch:
- a CDS encoding DUF418 domain-containing protein, producing the protein MTINNRVNMIDGIRGFSLFGILMANLLIFQYGLFGKDEISLLSLSATDLFAYKLIKIFIEGSFMPIFTFLFGYGMIKMKESLERKELKVKRHFVRRFIFLGAIGLVHSTLLWEGDILLLYGMMGFFLLLFMNRKSKTVLVWGIILLLLTSLFGYGNESGTIEDKAILEQYVKDTFEIYGSGTYNEITYHRNNVDPLNLPDYMYIVLLLLAPIASAPLFLLGMYAAKKQRFTDPAKEQDLYIKYALFFVPIGLLLKSLVYIIPNQSWVGIGSLLGANMLSLGYIYLMALGYKQGTLLFKSFEAVGKLSMTNYLLQTVICTTIFYGYGFGLFGKLGIVNAFFLGIIIYSLQVSLSYLYLKRFRSGPFEKMIRIWTYFTLSGKPRIKASIENKRIA; encoded by the coding sequence ATGACGATAAACAACCGAGTAAATATGATCGATGGTATAAGGGGCTTTAGTTTATTTGGAATATTAATGGCGAACCTACTAATCTTTCAATATGGTTTATTTGGAAAAGATGAAATATCACTTCTTTCGTTATCAGCAACAGATTTATTTGCATATAAGTTGATAAAAATATTCATCGAGGGTAGTTTTATGCCCATTTTCACATTTTTATTTGGATATGGGATGATTAAAATGAAAGAAAGTTTAGAGAGAAAGGAACTCAAAGTAAAAAGACATTTCGTGCGTCGTTTTATATTCTTGGGAGCTATTGGCCTAGTGCACAGTACATTGTTATGGGAAGGTGACATTCTACTCTTATATGGAATGATGGGGTTTTTTCTCTTATTGTTTATGAATCGAAAGAGTAAGACTGTCCTAGTATGGGGAATAATTTTACTGTTACTTACCTCACTCTTCGGGTATGGAAATGAATCTGGAACTATTGAAGACAAAGCTATTTTAGAACAATACGTAAAAGATACATTTGAGATTTATGGTAGTGGTACTTATAATGAAATAACATATCATAGAAACAACGTTGACCCGCTTAATTTACCTGATTATATGTACATTGTTTTATTATTATTAGCGCCTATTGCTTCGGCACCTTTATTCTTGCTTGGGATGTACGCCGCAAAGAAACAACGCTTCACAGATCCAGCAAAAGAACAAGATTTATATATTAAATACGCACTATTTTTTGTACCAATCGGTCTATTACTAAAAAGCTTAGTTTACATTATTCCAAATCAATCTTGGGTCGGTATTGGTTCATTACTCGGGGCAAATATGTTATCACTAGGCTATATTTATTTAATGGCACTCGGTTATAAGCAAGGTACTTTACTATTTAAGTCATTTGAAGCTGTTGGCAAGTTATCAATGACAAATTACTTACTACAAACTGTTATCTGTACAACTATCTTTTATGGTTATGGTTTCGGCTTATTTGGAAAACTAGGAATAGTTAATGCGTTTTTCCTCGGCATCATCATTTACTCCTTACAGGTTTCCCTTAGTTACCTATACTTAAAGAGATTCAGATCTGGACCATTCGAAAAAATGATACGTATTTGGACATATTTCACCCTATCAGGTAAACCGAGAATTAAAGCATCAATAGAAAATAAACGAATTGCTTAA
- a CDS encoding response regulator transcription factor — protein sequence MENSRVLIVDDEKSIVKMLEMVLMKEGFNLIFKAHTINEAMVILEQEQVDYIVLDVMLPDQSGFEALPKIKTMTNAHILFLTARTSDLDVLTGFAIGGDDYVTKPFNPLEIVARIKAANRRSGNQLTTSSSERKNLYDFGFFMLDEMTKELNVNGEVVSCPPQIYRLLQFLCENPNRVFSKEELFEKVWGLDTMVDDNTVMVHIRRLRERIEPDPSNPRFLVTVRGLGYKLMKEQKK from the coding sequence GTGGAAAATTCGAGGGTATTAATTGTTGATGATGAGAAATCTATCGTAAAAATGCTAGAAATGGTGTTGATGAAGGAAGGATTTAATCTAATCTTTAAAGCTCATACTATTAATGAAGCAATGGTTATTTTAGAGCAAGAACAAGTAGATTATATTGTGCTAGACGTAATGCTTCCAGATCAATCAGGGTTTGAAGCATTGCCAAAAATAAAAACAATGACAAATGCTCATATATTATTTTTAACTGCAAGGACATCTGATTTAGATGTATTAACAGGCTTTGCGATTGGTGGTGACGATTACGTTACAAAACCATTTAATCCGTTAGAGATTGTTGCTAGAATAAAAGCGGCTAATAGAAGGAGTGGAAATCAACTAACAACAAGTAGTTCAGAGCGTAAAAATTTATATGATTTTGGTTTTTTTATGTTAGATGAGATGACAAAAGAGCTCAATGTAAATGGAGAGGTTGTGTCATGTCCTCCACAAATCTATCGTTTACTCCAATTCTTATGTGAGAATCCTAATCGTGTGTTTTCAAAAGAAGAGTTATTTGAAAAGGTGTGGGGTCTTGATACGATGGTTGATGATAATACTGTTATGGTTCATATTAGGAGATTAAGGGAGAGAATCGAGCCTGATCCTAGTAATCCTCGCTTCCTCGTAACTGTTCGTGGATTAGGATATAAGCTTATGAAGGAGCAAAAGAAATGA
- a CDS encoding HAMP domain-containing sensor histidine kinase has protein sequence MKLKSKSIKRRFAFQFTFQYITLVLFIFVVLVIFLLIFYRFMALSEIRSNYPIGVLDSIHTETSIADGKVEFSTDWHRELAKKNMWLQIVNLDGEVMYAINTPSHVNDKYTINDLVQIEEANQYETYKVYYKYDATFFDDPYLFLLGYEDKNLELLESWVNQFSSNEALAKEAKFHLDKVLAEMDGYLQILNNDGEIVQSIGQKDDAQTYKPLDVLGRKLQPGNYETDAVIYHDNKWDTTWMLHLNKNDDEVIQLIFIKKAILTLVIMGGVLLFLAIALTGWHAFRYGQPLHIFISWLERMGHDEYTQVFTDKERQKIFNKKGKVRYRYRLYQEVIQAFYDVTEKLSESVRERKRLEKVREEWMTGISHDLRTPLSTIQGYGHILESGEYEWSSNELQEVGAMVREKGDYMLNLIQDFSLVFQLKNDTLPLTLEPINIVEIIEHTLKKFSKDVTLGQNTINGKYSQPNIEILGDRKWLLRMLDNLIYNSIKHNPPGISIVVKVENKLNQTFVQIIDNGQGMDEETKQNLFERYYRGTNTDEQIEGVGLGMSIAKEIVNSHHGDIKVESTVEVGTKITLIFPIYSTE, from the coding sequence ATGAAGTTGAAATCAAAGTCGATAAAACGAAGGTTTGCGTTTCAATTTACATTTCAATATATTACGCTTGTGTTGTTTATATTTGTTGTATTAGTTATTTTCCTCTTAATATTTTATCGTTTTATGGCCTTATCAGAAATTCGTAGTAATTATCCAATAGGTGTTCTTGACTCGATACATACAGAAACTAGTATTGCTGACGGTAAAGTAGAATTTTCAACCGATTGGCATCGAGAGTTAGCTAAGAAGAATATGTGGTTGCAAATTGTTAATCTTGATGGTGAAGTCATGTATGCAATTAATACACCGTCACATGTAAATGATAAATATACGATTAATGATCTTGTTCAAATAGAAGAGGCTAATCAATATGAAACATATAAAGTTTATTATAAATACGACGCTACTTTCTTTGATGATCCGTATTTGTTTTTATTAGGATATGAAGATAAAAACTTGGAGCTGTTGGAGTCATGGGTGAATCAATTTTCTTCCAATGAAGCACTAGCAAAAGAAGCAAAATTCCATCTAGATAAGGTGTTAGCAGAAATGGATGGCTATCTCCAGATATTAAATAATGATGGTGAAATTGTACAATCAATTGGTCAGAAGGACGATGCTCAAACATACAAGCCTTTAGACGTCTTAGGTAGAAAATTACAACCCGGAAACTACGAAACTGATGCAGTCATCTACCATGACAATAAGTGGGATACGACTTGGATGTTGCATTTGAATAAAAACGATGATGAAGTCATTCAATTAATTTTTATAAAAAAGGCTATTTTAACATTAGTCATTATGGGTGGTGTGCTACTATTTTTAGCTATAGCCTTAACTGGATGGCATGCGTTTCGCTATGGTCAACCACTACACATTTTTATAAGCTGGTTAGAAAGAATGGGTCATGATGAATACACTCAGGTATTTACCGATAAGGAAAGACAAAAGATATTTAATAAAAAAGGAAAGGTTCGTTACCGATACAGATTATACCAAGAAGTGATACAAGCCTTTTATGATGTCACTGAAAAGCTATCAGAATCTGTGAGAGAACGAAAACGACTTGAAAAAGTGAGAGAGGAATGGATGACAGGTATTTCCCATGATTTAAGAACGCCATTATCAACGATTCAAGGGTACGGTCACATACTTGAAAGTGGAGAATACGAATGGAGTTCAAATGAGCTTCAAGAAGTTGGTGCCATGGTAAGAGAAAAAGGTGACTATATGTTAAACCTCATCCAGGATTTTTCGTTAGTGTTTCAGCTTAAAAATGACACACTTCCGTTAACTTTAGAACCAATAAACATTGTTGAAATTATTGAACATACTTTAAAGAAATTCAGCAAAGATGTGACCCTTGGTCAAAATACTATAAATGGTAAGTACAGTCAGCCCAATATAGAAATTTTAGGTGATCGAAAATGGCTTCTGAGAATGCTAGATAACTTAATATATAATTCGATCAAACACAACCCACCTGGTATTTCAATTGTAGTGAAAGTTGAAAATAAACTGAATCAAACATTTGTTCAAATTATTGACAATGGACAAGGTATGGATGAAGAAACGAAGCAAAATTTGTTTGAAAGGTATTACAGAGGAACGAATACAGACGAACAGATAGAAGGAGTTGGGTTAGGGATGAGTATTGCAAAAGAAATTGTAAACTCTCATCATGGCGATATTAAGGTTGAATCAACAGTTGAGGTAGGAACTAAAATTACGTTAATTTTCCCTATATACTCTACTGAGTAA